Proteins encoded by one window of Kribbella italica:
- a CDS encoding CoA-binding protein, whose protein sequence is MANWADESDIRKILADCQTWAVVGLSNNTSRAAYGVARFLQQHGKRIVPVHPSAETVHGEQGYATLADVPFPVDCVDVFVRSDLAGAIADEAVGINARAVWFQLDVEDPDAFTRTTAAGLTMVMNRCPAIEWGRLGPN, encoded by the coding sequence ATGGCGAACTGGGCTGACGAGAGCGACATCCGGAAGATCCTGGCCGACTGCCAGACGTGGGCCGTGGTTGGCCTGTCGAACAACACCAGCCGGGCGGCGTACGGCGTCGCGCGGTTCCTGCAGCAGCACGGGAAGCGGATCGTGCCGGTGCATCCGTCCGCGGAGACCGTGCACGGTGAGCAGGGGTACGCGACGCTGGCGGACGTGCCGTTCCCGGTCGACTGCGTGGACGTGTTCGTGCGGTCCGACCTGGCCGGCGCGATCGCGGACGAGGCGGTGGGAATCAACGCGCGCGCGGTCTGGTTCCAGCTGGATGTGGAGGACCCGGACGCCTTCACCCGGACGACGGCCGCGGGACTGACGATGGTGATGAACCGCTGCCCGGCGATCGAGTGGGGACGCCTGGGCCCGAACTGA
- a CDS encoding sensor domain-containing protein, which produces MQRPESAWAALTMRRYLVSSWPWRSYAYLLSSVPVGVLTIAVLLVSVGVSAVLSPIVVGVLLLTLFPLYGVVIGSVERWRARLVLPSGIASPHAKLPPTMTRRERLKFRRREQASLRSLGYGVLLGTFVWIFSAAFAGMSAAVLVLTVLAPMIATDDEMGMGPWILDTTGEGFLFLFVFGPCFYVVSSYLLGVLAAAEASLAKALLGPREEELRRNVAELRRSRLDLVDAFETERARIERHLHDGVQQRLVGLTMTLGLAELDLPEGESKRLVVKAHGEAEAALADLREAVRGIHPRVLVDLGLEAAVREVADRMPLPVAVQVSLPDRLPAPIEAAAYFFVSETLGNVAKHAGATNCHVQAWVNRDRLVVTVTDDGQGGADPAQGTGLTGLVTRLDALGGTLDLSSPPGGPTRLRMECPCRLDD; this is translated from the coding sequence GTGCAGCGACCGGAGTCGGCTTGGGCGGCGCTGACGATGCGGAGGTACCTCGTGTCGTCATGGCCCTGGCGGAGCTATGCCTACCTGCTCAGCTCGGTGCCGGTCGGCGTACTGACGATCGCGGTGCTGCTGGTCTCCGTCGGGGTGAGTGCGGTGCTGAGCCCGATCGTGGTCGGGGTGCTGCTGCTGACGCTCTTCCCCTTGTACGGCGTCGTCATCGGGAGCGTCGAGCGGTGGCGGGCGCGGCTGGTGCTGCCCAGTGGCATCGCGAGCCCGCACGCGAAGCTGCCACCGACCATGACCCGGCGGGAGCGGCTCAAGTTCCGCCGGCGCGAGCAGGCTTCGCTGCGGTCGCTCGGGTACGGCGTACTGCTTGGCACGTTCGTCTGGATCTTCAGCGCGGCATTCGCCGGGATGAGCGCCGCGGTCCTCGTGCTCACCGTGCTGGCCCCGATGATCGCGACCGACGACGAGATGGGCATGGGGCCGTGGATCCTCGACACGACCGGCGAGGGGTTTCTGTTCCTGTTCGTCTTCGGGCCGTGCTTCTACGTCGTGTCGTCGTACCTGCTCGGCGTACTGGCTGCAGCCGAGGCCTCCCTGGCCAAGGCGCTGCTGGGCCCACGGGAGGAGGAACTGCGTCGCAACGTCGCGGAGTTGCGACGATCCCGCCTGGACCTGGTCGACGCGTTCGAGACCGAGCGGGCCCGGATCGAGCGGCACCTGCACGACGGTGTGCAGCAGCGTCTGGTCGGGCTCACCATGACGCTCGGACTGGCTGAGCTGGACCTGCCGGAGGGTGAGAGCAAGCGGCTGGTCGTCAAGGCGCACGGCGAGGCCGAGGCCGCGCTGGCTGACCTGCGCGAGGCGGTGCGCGGCATCCACCCGCGGGTGCTCGTCGACCTGGGGCTGGAGGCCGCCGTACGGGAGGTGGCGGACCGGATGCCGCTGCCGGTCGCCGTACAGGTGTCGCTGCCGGACCGCCTGCCGGCGCCGATCGAGGCGGCGGCGTACTTCTTCGTCAGCGAGACACTGGGCAACGTCGCCAAGCACGCCGGCGCGACCAACTGCCACGTCCAGGCCTGGGTCAACCGCGACCGCCTGGTCGTGACGGTGACTGACGACGGCCAGGGCGGCGCCGACCCGGCACAGGGGACCGGGCTGACCGGGCTGGTGACCCGGCTGGACGCTCTGGGCGGCACACTCGACCTGTCCAGCCCACCGGGTGGGCCTACGCGACTACGGATGGAGTGCCCGTGCCGGCTCGACGACTGA
- a CDS encoding ABC transporter ATP-binding protein, which translates to MTRTVPQHPQPAIAQHPTAAGTHRPAAQPPGLQGDPHPHHPPALLLDGITKTYKSKAGAVDALRGVTYHFQRGSYTAVMGPSGSGKSTLLQCAAGLDKPSTGAVVLNGIPLHGLNEVALTKLRREQMGFVFQAYNLLPSLTVYDNVALPLRLTGKRPRRTDVHDVLRQVGLEDKAKRRPAELSGGQQQRVAIARALITQPAVFFADEPTGALDSTTSRQVLELLRTATDRSGQTVVMVTHDPVAAAYADRVLFLSDGVVAGSLDRGTPQQIAAAMSDLER; encoded by the coding sequence ATGACCAGGACCGTGCCTCAGCACCCCCAACCGGCGATCGCCCAGCATCCCACCGCTGCGGGCACCCACCGCCCGGCGGCGCAGCCGCCTGGGCTCCAGGGCGACCCGCACCCCCACCATCCCCCTGCTCTGTTGCTGGACGGGATCACCAAGACCTACAAGTCCAAGGCCGGTGCCGTCGACGCTCTGCGCGGTGTGACCTACCACTTCCAGCGCGGCTCCTACACCGCCGTCATGGGCCCCTCCGGCTCGGGCAAGTCGACCCTCCTGCAGTGCGCGGCAGGCCTCGACAAGCCCAGCACCGGCGCCGTCGTACTCAACGGCATCCCGCTGCACGGGCTCAACGAGGTAGCGCTCACCAAGCTCCGCCGCGAGCAGATGGGCTTCGTGTTCCAGGCCTACAACCTGCTCCCCTCGCTCACCGTCTACGACAACGTCGCGCTCCCGCTCCGTCTCACCGGCAAGCGGCCGCGGCGTACCGACGTGCACGACGTCCTCCGGCAGGTCGGCCTGGAGGACAAGGCCAAGCGCCGCCCCGCCGAACTCTCCGGCGGCCAGCAGCAGCGCGTCGCGATCGCCCGCGCGCTGATCACCCAGCCGGCCGTCTTCTTCGCCGACGAACCGACCGGCGCCCTCGACAGCACCACCAGCCGCCAGGTCCTCGAACTGTTGCGCACAGCAACCGATCGCAGCGGCCAGACCGTCGTCATGGTCACCCACGACCCGGTCGCCGCCGCGTACGCCGATCGCGTGCTGTTCCTGTCCGACGGCGTCGTCGCGGGCTCGCTCGACCGCGGCACCCCGCAGCAGATCGCCGCCGCGATGAGCGACCTGGAGCGCTGA
- a CDS encoding DUF2630 family protein has translation MTDDNSILHRINGLVAEEHDLRTKHAAGQVDDADEKARLRALEVELDQCWDLLRQRRAKREFGDNPDDAQSRSADTVEGYLN, from the coding sequence ATGACCGACGACAACAGCATCCTCCACCGCATCAACGGCCTCGTGGCCGAGGAGCACGACCTGCGCACCAAGCACGCCGCCGGCCAGGTCGACGACGCCGACGAGAAGGCCCGCCTGCGCGCCCTCGAGGTCGAGCTGGACCAGTGCTGGGACCTCCTGCGCCAGCGCCGCGCCAAGCGCGAGTTCGGCGACAACCCCGACGACGCCCAGTCCCGCTCCGCCGACACCGTCGAGGGCTATCTGAACTGA
- a CDS encoding ABC transporter permease, with product MSTDTGLGVAAFVVLPLLVAIAVGASRLAQLRHDKGIVTAAIRAVLQLALVGAVVGFALQTIWGALAFVGVMLTVATITSTRRLRSTAVVPRQLAYCALAIGGSACVVLLLLILPGVVPRNPETILPMGGIIIGGAMNATTLAGRRLLHEYGARFGEYEAGLSIGLLPADAFKLVASPTAGDALLPALDQTRTVGLVTLPGAFVGMVLGGASPTAAAALQLVVLLGLIAAEALAILVTTELLARAALPDGRTVSS from the coding sequence ATGTCGACGGACACCGGCCTGGGAGTAGCCGCCTTCGTAGTCCTGCCGTTGCTGGTAGCCATTGCCGTAGGAGCATCGCGGCTCGCCCAGCTGCGGCACGACAAAGGCATCGTCACCGCGGCGATCCGCGCCGTCCTCCAGCTCGCCCTGGTCGGCGCGGTCGTCGGCTTCGCGCTGCAGACGATCTGGGGTGCGCTCGCCTTCGTCGGCGTGATGCTGACCGTCGCCACGATCACCAGCACCCGCCGGCTCCGGTCCACGGCGGTCGTCCCGCGTCAGCTTGCGTACTGCGCGCTCGCGATCGGCGGCAGCGCGTGCGTCGTCCTGCTGCTGCTCATCCTACCGGGCGTCGTCCCGCGCAACCCCGAGACGATTCTCCCGATGGGCGGCATCATCATCGGCGGCGCGATGAACGCGACCACGCTCGCCGGCCGGCGCCTGCTGCACGAGTACGGCGCCCGCTTCGGCGAGTACGAGGCCGGCCTGTCGATCGGACTGCTGCCGGCGGACGCCTTCAAACTCGTCGCCAGTCCGACCGCGGGCGACGCGCTGCTGCCCGCGCTCGACCAGACCCGGACGGTCGGCCTGGTCACCCTGCCCGGCGCCTTCGTCGGCATGGTCCTCGGCGGAGCGTCGCCGACCGCTGCGGCGGCACTCCAGCTCGTGGTCCTGCTCGGCCTGATCGCCGCCGAGGCGCTCGCCATCCTGGTCACCACCGAACTGCTGGCCCGCGCCGCGCTGCCGGACGGGCGTACGGTTTCCTCATGA
- a CDS encoding TIGR03667 family PPOX class F420-dependent oxidoreductase: MFTIDTSTPFGARIEKQLAGEQVLWLTTVGKSGTPAPNPVWFSWNGRELLVFSQPAKAKVRNVESQPRVALHFNATFTGGDVGVISGSAVVDPAGPSEEERAVYDAKYAEGLASLSMSPADFHADYSVLLRITPDKLRGF; this comes from the coding sequence ATGTTCACGATCGACACGTCCACGCCGTTCGGCGCGCGGATCGAGAAGCAGCTGGCGGGCGAGCAGGTGCTCTGGCTGACGACCGTCGGCAAGTCCGGTACGCCGGCGCCGAATCCGGTGTGGTTCTCCTGGAACGGGCGGGAGCTGCTGGTGTTCTCGCAGCCGGCGAAGGCGAAGGTGCGCAACGTGGAGAGTCAGCCCCGGGTGGCGCTGCACTTCAACGCGACGTTCACGGGTGGGGACGTCGGGGTGATCTCGGGGTCCGCGGTAGTGGATCCTGCCGGGCCTTCGGAGGAGGAGAGGGCGGTGTACGACGCCAAGTACGCCGAGGGGCTGGCGAGTTTGAGCATGTCGCCGGCGGATTTCCACGCAGACTACTCGGTGCTTTTGCGGATCACGCCGGACAAGCTGCGGGGCTTCTGA
- a CDS encoding response regulator — translation MPARRLSIVLAEDSMLLREGLASILDRAGHEVRDAVGDGDALLAVVRKSPPDVVITDVRMPPGHSDEGLRAAAAIRAELPAIGILVLSQYVADAYLSSLLETTTGGIGYLLKDRVGHVTEFLASLDRVAEGGTVVDPEVVRQLLARRRDDGPLAALTPRELEVLALMAEGRVNASIAAELVVSEAAVRKHVGNIFAKLQLEDGLDRRVSAVLTYLRRQA, via the coding sequence GTGCCGGCTCGACGACTGAGCATCGTGCTCGCCGAGGACTCGATGCTGCTGCGTGAGGGGCTGGCCAGCATTCTCGACCGCGCCGGTCACGAGGTCCGCGACGCCGTCGGGGACGGGGACGCGCTGCTGGCCGTCGTACGGAAGTCGCCGCCGGATGTCGTCATCACCGACGTGCGGATGCCGCCCGGGCACAGCGACGAGGGGCTGCGCGCGGCGGCGGCGATCCGGGCCGAGCTGCCGGCGATCGGCATCCTGGTGCTGTCGCAGTACGTCGCCGACGCCTATCTGTCGTCGTTGCTGGAGACAACGACCGGTGGGATCGGGTACTTGCTGAAGGACCGGGTCGGGCACGTGACGGAGTTCCTCGCGTCGCTCGATCGGGTGGCTGAAGGCGGGACGGTGGTCGATCCCGAGGTCGTGCGTCAGCTGCTGGCGCGGCGGCGGGACGACGGGCCACTGGCGGCGCTGACGCCGCGCGAGCTGGAGGTGCTCGCGCTGATGGCCGAGGGGCGGGTGAACGCTTCGATCGCCGCCGAACTGGTGGTCAGTGAGGCGGCGGTGCGGAAGCATGTGGGGAACATCTTCGCGAAGCTGCAGCTCGAGGACGGGCTGGATCGGCGGGTGTCCGCCGTACTGACCTACTTGCGGCGTCAGGCGTGA
- a CDS encoding FtsX-like permease family protein has protein sequence MFFLSRQTVSRHRSLYAGSFVALAVGVFLLGLAATATAATIAYDAPPGSTIAVHLPGGDGTVPQTVHVNPTGEDVSGLQVVLSMVGTISGFITIFVIASTFAFAVASRRREIGLLRLVGATPKQIRRMILGEALVVALAASVTGAILAQLATPLLLAKASYTELAPVKLEPASPWVALAIAMGIGIVVAMLGARSAARRAGRIGAVDALREAALEPPRIGPVRVVFGVLVLAGSIVLLALIRPGTGEGVIPLAMFTPMLLVVALTLLAPLVVPTIGRLLAVPLVAWTNVSGRLAKSNVVAAPRRTASLAAPILAISAIAGSMVLTLSFAADASTASIRDTLLAPIVVTGADDLGQDILGTPGVSSADGAIPLTVIRTDADSADLESAEGIDTAVAPRARRLEALSGDLTGLSGANTVAISKELAGFEGYKVGSDIPVTFTDGGTTQLKVVAIVRTALEVNASMLVSQEFAHAHDPKAQPTRWFVLPEPGADTSRLIDSLNTVPGAHAVPATTWEAEQGQGVRDGNQLGLVLLLGPAALYSAIAIVNTLLMGSLQRGREFVTSRLLGATPAQIRRMVLWESTLVGAVALTLGTVITVTVGALIRHAMSEGLTDVPTTVPWGTLLGIGVICLVLTAGSALAPTAFILRHSHPSAATE, from the coding sequence ATGTTCTTCCTCAGCCGCCAGACCGTCAGCCGCCACCGCTCCCTGTACGCCGGTTCCTTCGTCGCCCTCGCCGTCGGTGTCTTCCTGCTCGGCCTCGCCGCGACGGCCACCGCCGCCACCATCGCGTACGACGCACCGCCCGGGTCGACGATCGCCGTCCACCTCCCCGGCGGCGACGGCACCGTCCCGCAGACCGTGCACGTCAACCCGACCGGCGAGGACGTGTCCGGCCTGCAGGTCGTGCTCAGCATGGTCGGCACGATCAGCGGGTTCATCACGATCTTCGTCATCGCCAGCACGTTTGCCTTCGCGGTCGCGTCCCGCCGCCGCGAGATCGGACTGCTCCGCCTGGTCGGTGCAACACCGAAGCAGATCCGCCGGATGATCCTCGGCGAGGCGCTCGTCGTCGCGCTCGCCGCATCCGTCACCGGCGCGATCCTCGCCCAGCTCGCGACGCCACTGCTGCTCGCGAAGGCGTCCTACACCGAGCTCGCGCCGGTGAAGCTCGAACCCGCCAGCCCGTGGGTCGCGCTCGCGATCGCGATGGGCATCGGGATCGTCGTCGCGATGCTCGGCGCCCGCTCGGCCGCGCGACGCGCCGGCCGGATCGGCGCGGTCGACGCGCTGCGGGAGGCCGCGCTGGAACCGCCGCGGATCGGTCCGGTGCGCGTGGTGTTCGGCGTACTGGTCCTGGCCGGTTCGATCGTGCTGCTGGCGCTGATCCGGCCGGGGACGGGTGAGGGGGTGATCCCGCTGGCGATGTTCACGCCGATGCTGCTCGTGGTCGCGCTCACGCTGCTCGCGCCGCTGGTCGTCCCGACGATCGGGCGCCTGCTCGCCGTCCCGCTGGTCGCCTGGACGAACGTCTCGGGCCGGCTCGCCAAGAGCAACGTGGTCGCGGCACCTCGCCGTACGGCGTCGTTGGCGGCGCCGATCCTGGCCATCTCCGCGATCGCCGGCTCGATGGTGCTCACGCTGAGCTTCGCCGCCGACGCGTCCACCGCGAGCATCCGCGACACGCTGCTCGCCCCGATCGTCGTCACCGGCGCGGACGACCTCGGCCAGGACATTCTCGGAACTCCGGGTGTTTCGTCGGCCGACGGAGCGATCCCGCTCACCGTCATCCGCACCGACGCCGACTCAGCCGACCTCGAGAGCGCCGAGGGCATCGACACCGCCGTCGCACCCCGTGCGCGCCGCCTGGAAGCGCTCTCCGGCGATCTCACCGGCCTCTCCGGCGCCAATACCGTTGCCATCAGCAAGGAACTCGCCGGCTTCGAGGGGTACAAGGTCGGCTCGGACATCCCCGTCACCTTCACCGACGGCGGCACTACGCAGCTGAAGGTGGTCGCGATCGTCCGTACGGCGCTCGAGGTCAACGCGTCGATGCTCGTCTCGCAGGAGTTCGCGCACGCGCACGACCCCAAGGCCCAGCCGACCCGGTGGTTCGTGCTTCCCGAGCCCGGCGCCGACACGAGCCGGCTGATCGATTCGCTCAACACCGTCCCCGGAGCGCACGCCGTACCGGCCACGACCTGGGAGGCCGAACAAGGCCAGGGCGTCCGCGACGGCAACCAGCTCGGGCTGGTCCTCCTGCTCGGCCCCGCCGCCCTCTACAGCGCGATCGCCATCGTCAACACGCTCCTGATGGGCAGCCTCCAGCGCGGCCGGGAGTTCGTCACGTCCCGCCTGCTCGGCGCGACTCCGGCGCAGATCCGCCGGATGGTCCTGTGGGAGTCGACGCTGGTCGGCGCGGTCGCTCTTACCCTGGGCACCGTCATCACGGTCACCGTCGGCGCCCTCATCCGCCACGCGATGAGCGAGGGTCTCACCGACGTCCCCACCACGGTCCCCTGGGGCACCCTGCTCGGCATCGGCGTGATC